TTAGAGGTTGATGCAAGGGAACACGAGCACTGTGTGGCCTGTCAAGTCCAGAGAGGCCACCTAGCACCCGGCAATCctcctataaataggaccctcACCTTTAGCAACATGGTAACAACACAATCTTCCTTTCATACACATAGGCCTCTCCAGAGAGGCCAGAGTgacaagctagctagctgctagctTTGCAGCACCAGCCAGGCAGCCACTACTCTTTCTCCACCAGCTCCCCGATCCCCTTGACGACCGACCTCTCTCTGGCTCTCTGCACACTGTTCAAGATCAGCTAGCTTCGTTCCCATCCAGTCGAGCTCTTGATCGCGGCCCTGGATGGACTTCGACATGCTGAATTCCCACCCGGAGGCGCAGCTGGAGCTGATGAACGCAATGCTCCAGCTGGAGCAGCTCACGGCGTTCCCTGACCACCACGGCGCCATGATGATGGTGCCCTCGACGccgcccccgtcgccgccgtgcaTGCAGCAGCAAGCTCATCACCACTTCTCCTCCTCGGTGCCTCATCACATgtccgcgggcggcgccgccaaCGGCCGCGCCACCTACCACGACCACCACCAGTACTATAGCTCCTCCGCTGTCACGTCCCACGCGTCGTGCAACGGCAGCGCCCGCTCGGAGTACGCGGCGCATCAGGActaccctgccgccgccgccggcggaggaggaggcgggggcaACGGCGGCATGGACGacggcgccaccgccgtgggGTCGTCGGCGATGCGGGAGATGATCTTCCgcgtggcggcgctgcagcCGGTGAACATCGACCCGGAGATGGTGCGCCCCCCGAAGCGCCGCAACGTGCGCATCTCCACCGACCCGCAGAGCGTGGCGGCGCGGATGCGGCGGGAGCGCATCAGCGAGCGCATCCGCATCCTGCAGCGGCTCGTCCCGGGCGGCACCAAGATGGACACCGCGTCCATGCTGGACGAGGCCATCCACTACGTCAAGTTCCTCAAGACGCAGGTGCAGTCcctcgagcgcgccgccgccgccagcggccgccgcccggcgccaccggcggcggacgacgacggcgccgccgcgccctaccCCGGCCGCTTCAGCGGCCAGTGGTAGATCGAACCGATCGTTCGATCGCGCGCGGCCACCCTTCGGCCGGCATGCATATGGCCAAGGTTGTGGTCGTCGATCATGCACTAATCGCCGACTCGCCGTCTCGCCGTCGGACCTGGAGCTTTGCACGTACGCACGTGCTGCGACGAGCCCCCGCGCGTCGGCAGCACGTGTACGATCATATGTTGTGTAAATTAAGAATTTAAGATGCACTTGGCTAGACGCCTTACATTTTTACTACTAGTACTTAGAGATGTTTTTTTACTGCCCTTTCCATGCTTGCGATTATACTACTCTCAcagcacatgcatgcacacatacTATAATAGCTTGTACATTGCACGCATCTCATGTTGTGAACGTGTTAATTTCCATTATATTCGTCGCCACTCGCCAGGCAacattctttttcttcccttGTCACTTAATTAACCCTAGCTTCCTTTCCTTCTTTGAGATTTGATAACCGGCCGTTTCTTCGTCGTCGCATCTCCCTATAATCTATACTGTCATCAATCATCTCAATGTTTACcgtctgcaaaaaaaaaaaagaagtttcACCAGCTGTTAAAAAACACCAAGAAAAAACCCAGTCAAATCAAAGATGTCATGATGCTATACATGGAACCGTACCCAGCAGGCTATACCCTCTCATCATACTCGTAGCTGGACAGGGGAGAGAAGATCGAGGACGCGAGCGATCCAACTTTCCGCGCACAGGGCGTGCTTGCACGGCGACGAGCACTGCAAGAAACTGTGCCGCGCTGCATGATCCACCCGCGCGCGCGAAACGGGAAACCTGGCGGCgcctcggcgcgcgcggccgcggcccggCCTGCCCGCTTCCTCGTCACCCCGGACGCCCGCGCACAGGACCCGGCGCTGTGCGCGCACAGCGGCGCCCCGCCGTGGGGGCGGCGGGAGCGCGCGCCGCCCCGAAGCGGGGCGGCCTGGGCGTCGCTttccggcggcgaggcgactcCGGCCGGTGCGCGACCGTCTCTGGCGCCGGCCATCGCCATGTGCCCGTGTCAGGCTGATGTTAATGCCCCGGCAGTTGGTGTCTGTCTGACTGACTGACTGCCCGTCAGTCCGTATCCTACCCGTTCCGTCCCAGACGAGGCAACGAGGTGGTGTGTCTGCTTGGACTGGACGTACTCCGGTTCATTTCTTTTTAGTTCCATTGAAATGCACGatccgtttcaaaaaaaaaaaagcacggTCCATTCACCACGGTGTGTTATATATGTACATCCATATATATAAAAATCTGAAAATGAATATTCCAGCCCCTGAACATTTTAAAGGAACAGAAACATTGTTATAATTTACACAAAATAATATTTAGGAGTATAATGGCAACATCAAATATATTTAACTAACGAACATGAAGACCAAAGCATGCGTCATTGCAAACTTGACTAAGGCACTATTTGAGCGAGCGGTAGCTTCTCCAAACGCTCTCCTTCGTGGAGCAGCTCCGCTTGCTAGCCTAGAATAATGTAGAAAGTTGCATTCTCTGATAAGTGAAACCGTTCTATCTGGCCTTCAGCTTCTTGGCCATCAACTAAGTGGGATGTCCAAGGAAAAAAGGGTGGACGACGAAGATGTGTGATGGTGAGATCGGTGCCGATCATGAAGGAGGGCGGTCGGCGCAGGGTGAGAGGCGGGTGCGGCCATCTTGAGGAGGTGTATGTGTCAGCATAATGGGAACGGGGACCCCATGACCCCGGACTTATGCGCGATTAAGGAAGAAGGGGACCCACCAGCCGCGTCAGCCGGCGACGTCAGCCGAGCGCAGCCATGGGCCCTTACGCAGCGCAACCGTCCACGGGAGTGGACGCCCACTAGGGGCGGGCCGGGCCCGACCCGACACGTGAAGCCTGGGAAGGACGCTTCCTTCCCCTTGAAGACACCCGCCTGGTAAAAGATATTTACCAGACGGGAAATCTCGGAGGTTACGGCGCCTCACCGCCGGGCTCGATGCAGAGCTCGAGGGGGTGCGCGGCTTCTCCGTAAGAACATCATGATTACGGGGATGTCGTGCGCTCAGAAGATAAGACGATAGGCGGCGGATAGCTTATCCCTGAGCTATCCATCCCATCGGCTTGAAGATGGACGGTGGCCGGGACCCACCGTCGTTTACCGCGCCCCGTCACGGTAAAACCAGAGCCACCCCGGGGTTGACCGAGGTCACCCCGGACCAAGAGGGTCCGCGGGGCTACCACGAAAATCACCACGCGGCCGCCTCCGACCAGCCCGGATGTCCTCTAGGACACCCCGGAGGCACGAGGGCCGGCCGGACgaccccggaccaccccgagatGCTAGGGTCCACCCGACAGTGACTACGGCCACCTCGAGACACCCCGGACACTCCGAGGCCACCCCGAAGCGCCTCTGACACTGGCGGGTTCCCCCGAAGCCTGCTACGGCGGGCCCGACAAGATGCCTGCCCACCTGACAAAGGCAGGGCAACCTGGATGACGGCGCCCACCATGCAAAGGGTGCTTTCACACAAGTTAGAGAGAAGCAGAGAAGGCAGTTGTagtctataaatagaagggTCCTAGGACATGTAAAGGGACCGCTCTTTGGGAGATAACTCTTACATTTCGGGCTTGGGCTCCCCATTTCGGATCAGCAAAGAACCAATCAcaacacacaggacgtagggtattacgcctcCGGGCGGCCTGAACCTTTCTAAAAATCACGTTCTCAACTCGCTTCCTTAAGGGAGATCCTTGCGCGGTTTACACCCCTAGCCAACTCTAAACAGGGGTTCCCTTGAATCCCTGCTAGCGGTGATCACCCACCGTCAGTATGGATGAGAAGGCAAGGCCGATGTGGTGTGGATGGGGCGTGTGGGGGAAAAGCTCAGAAAGCTAAGCTAGGAAGGTTTTGGGCTTATAGTGTAAACCAAGCTTTTTGAGGTTATATGCTTTTGGGGGATTCCTCCATTCGGAAAGCTCATGGATTTCGGAGTTTCCTAGGGAGGCAAAAGTTGCTAAAAAAATCCCTCAAACAAGACTAAGTTATCGGGATGCTGAAAATGCGGGTGACCGTAAGTTTGGAAACTTACGGTCAACCCGTTCGGTCCGCCCCCGTCCATAAGTCCGGATCCCCCCTCCCCTTTTCACTTTCTCTTCCACTCGTTCTTCTCTCTTTCCCTGGCAACGCACGGGCCTCCCCtatcctggcggcggcgcgcagcttCCTTCACGGCGGCTCGCGGGCTGAGCGCTCACGGGGAGTCAGGGCGCAACGGAGTGGCAGCACGCGTGCGCAGGGTCGGAGGATCAGTGCGCGCGAGGCCCGGTCGTGCTTGCTCCGCCACCGCGGTGACCGAGGCTGCCGCGGAGCTTCGGGGACGCAGCGCGCGAGACCTGGCCGTGGGATCTCTGGGGCGGCAGCGCCGCGAGGTCCGGCCGTGGGAGCTCCACCATGGCGGCGCCAAGGTCAGCGGCAAGCCCCGCGCAaggctttttttcttttcaatttttttctgaatttttttcctatttttggatgattttttttcagagccttttttcttttcgtttggatgcaaaaaaaaaatcaaagtttttttcatttttaatgtaaaagttttctccttaaatttttttgtttgttctttgaaaatttttttccaaacttTTTCTCGTCAAATTTTTTTCGCATCCTCATTTTTTCCCTTCGAAAAATTTTTTCAGGAAAATTTTTATcacaaaacgacaaaaaaattactaTAAATGAAAAAATGTAGCTGTCagaaaatcgaccgtacggacTCTTTCCGTACGGTCAACCGTAAATTAGCATTCCCCCTAAGTTATGAACCTCATGCTAGGGATGTAAGTGGTGACACCATAGTAAGGGTTAGCTCGCTAGTTTCTTGAAATTGTGTACACATGTGCTTGATATGTTCAATTCCCATGCTACTATACATGCTAGACAAGCTCATGTTACTCTGACTTATGTTCCTTGCGACCTTTAGATTCAGTCGTCACCATCTCTATCGCCATGATATATCCATCGCAGCTGAATTAGCGCTTCTAAAAGTTGACGGGTGTGGCATATATACCGTTGTATTCCGATCCATTTGATGTCAAAGTCACCATAATTAGCAAGGACATGTGGTTCAAACCCAACTGACGATTTGTCACATATTGGCATGTTAGGGAGATTTAGGCTTTAATAATGACAGTACGCATTCAATCCTTTCGCAAAAAGTACAGTTAACGAGCTTAGTTAGGGACAAACGGACAAGTTTAAGGCATGTTTGGATATCTCACTACAAGATTCGTCGTCACTTTTATtcagagtttgcatttttctaataaaataaaaatatctaatcatttctaaaaaatcaaaactaattcattttaaatcagaaaaatatgaaattagtaCCAAAATTTTGCTGAAAATATAACCTAgctattattgctccatttgaatttTAGTTATTCAAAAATCATAGTTATAACTACAAgcacacaaatattatgaatataaaaaaatagatttGAATAATTGACAAGTATTgtgccaatagataggttacatttttagaaaacttttaatacccatttcataacttttttatttaaaatgaattacttatgaattttatagtttaaaattgaatatttgtaattctcacaaaatggaaaaccaccttcaaaaccacatAAGGGACTAAATTTATCCGGTTTgaacagttggatggcctctgttatccggtttcgtagttgaaagttgaaaatcagacttttgtgaTAATTCGAAGGTGTAAAGTGGATTTTTTTCCTAGGTATTTTATACACTGAACATATTATCCGACCTGGTCAGCAATTGCTCGACACTGATTCGTAAATGCTCTCGGTAAAGCTTTCAGGTAGGCCTACCACCTTCGGCCATTAGAGCCAAAAGTTATGCTAAGCAGTTGACATCTGTTCCGGCAATCAAGGATTAACTGGGTCAGTAATCACGACCGTCAATCAAGCTGAGCAGTTGACATCTGTACAGATACCCACCGTACGATGATGCGTACATATCCTCTCTCGTACACTATTCATGCAAGCGCCACACACGTTCACGATTTCAGTCACACCGTTCTCTGTCTAGACCGCCCCTGACGCGCACGTCGCCAGCCGACCCGGAACCTTCTGAGTTCTGACCGATCGAGTGGCTCCGGCACATGCAAGTACAGGTGAAAAATAGAGACGTTGGCACACCCTGAtccgagcggcgacggcggcggcggccaatgcTCGCCGTGGAACCGCGATGATGCCGCGAGAAGACCGGGGGCGCGCGAGGCGATCCGCCACCACAAGATCCCAGGCCTTGTACATGTGCCGCCCCCGTCGCAGCCATGTGCCGGGAACTCGCTTGGCCTGCCCGGCCGGGCCTCTCGACAGATGGACCTGTCGCGAGACCGACGTGCTCAGGTCAGTCCACCCCGTAAGGCCGTCGTCGACGACGAACCCTCGTCTGGTACCTTAATTCACTGAGCGAGCTCTCCTGGGATTTCACTGGCGAAGAGGAGAAATCTTTTCGGCTGCCTGTCGGCAGCCACAGCTCGGAGCTCGTCAGCGTCACCCTGCCGTCGCGTCAGCCGATACGTGCCCCTCGGGCTTCTTCAGGAGAGGAACACGGGAAGGAAAAAAACGCGTGCTCTGAACCTGCTGCGTCCGGTCTACCACCACAGTGCACGGGATACGCGATGCGAGACGAGACATCCCCATCAGCGAGAAAAGCTGGGGGGAGAGCGTCGGATCGGGCCTCGTTGTCCCGCGGGGCGCGCGCccaccacggccgccggcgtccggcGAACAGGTCGCGGGGAATGAAGGGCACGTGTCGCGCGACGGCGGGGGCTGGCTCCGCTCCGGCCCCACGGCGGCAAGATCTGGTGTGGCCTCCGACGGATCCAGAGCGCCCAGGTGCACCCTCCCGGGCCCCGGCGCCGAAGACCGCGGGCGCTGGCCGATGGCACCGGGTCGGCATCGtcacgcgcgcgcgggcgccgccCAGCAGCCGTCCTACtccgccggcccggcccgatCCTACCAAAAACCTCCCTCTCCAACAAAGCTGGCACCTTCGTTCCATGTTCCATCGGCCGGCCCAAGCTAGCTAGCTTTGATTGGTTTCTCATTGCCCCATCATTGGGGTGGTCATCGCTTTTCTTCTTTCTCCGGCGACGTTGTTTTCCGCCATGGATTCGGTTCCGGCCACCACAGACATGCGCCGGATcctgtgtgcgtgtgtgtggtgTGCAGTCGGCCGGAAAAGGGAAATTGTTGGCCAGGGTGCGTGCATGAACCTAGCCTCCTTCCTTCCTCGAGTGCCTGACCGTCGACCACCATGCATGAGCATGACCCTGTGCGTGGTGCCAACATGTTGGCATCGCGTGTGGGGAGCCCACACTGACCAGTGTTTTTGTTCCGCGTACAGGTGTGAGCGTGGTTATCCGTTATCCTGCGTGTCTCATCTCTCGTGACAGGAAGCCCCTGTCAACCAAATCGGGACTCAACCCTGCCCAGGACATGCCGGTCTCGGGCTCGGCCTGTCCAGCCCGGCCGCGACGTGGACGCGACGCCC
The Panicum virgatum strain AP13 chromosome 6N, P.virgatum_v5, whole genome shotgun sequence genome window above contains:
- the LOC120677482 gene encoding transcription factor LATE FLOWERING-like: MDFDMLNSHPEAQLELMNAMLQLEQLTAFPDHHGAMMMVPSTPPPSPPCMQQQAHHHFSSSVPHHMSAGGAANGRATYHDHHQYYSSSAVTSHASCNGSARSEYAAHQDYPAAAAGGGGGGGNGGMDDGATAVGSSAMREMIFRVAALQPVNIDPEMVRPPKRRNVRISTDPQSVAARMRRERISERIRILQRLVPGGTKMDTASMLDEAIHYVKFLKTQVQSLERAAAASGRRPAPPAADDDGAAAPYPGRFSGQW